From Anaerolineales bacterium, the proteins below share one genomic window:
- a CDS encoding alpha/beta fold hydrolase, whose product MMAKWTTEYADVPGARIAYRQAGRGPAVLLLHGNSESKALFAEYQTKHFLDYRTFALDSRGHGQTESEDAEYAIGGYADDAIAFCRAMGIPRAFVVGYSDGGNIALHLAQKAPEMFPKLAAISPNYLAEGTVESWLRLFRRSADVLTFLGRLGFNTRKARMRFNLMLTDIGLTAEDLRGIRTQVRILYAERDMIKEDHILEIGRLIPGAEVRRIANCDHMTVFKKAEAIQDIRRFFSAA is encoded by the coding sequence ATGATGGCCAAATGGACGACCGAGTACGCGGATGTTCCGGGCGCGCGGATCGCCTACCGGCAGGCCGGAAGGGGGCCCGCGGTGCTGCTTCTGCACGGGAACTCGGAAAGCAAAGCGCTGTTCGCGGAATATCAAACCAAACACTTTCTGGATTACCGCACCTTCGCTCTCGACAGCCGCGGCCACGGCCAAACCGAATCCGAGGACGCGGAATACGCCATCGGCGGATACGCCGACGACGCGATCGCCTTCTGCCGGGCGATGGGCATCCCGCGGGCATTCGTCGTTGGCTACAGCGACGGCGGCAACATCGCCCTGCACCTGGCGCAGAAGGCCCCGGAGATGTTCCCCAAGCTGGCGGCAATCTCGCCCAACTACCTCGCCGAGGGGACCGTGGAGAGCTGGCTGCGGTTGTTCCGAAGGTCCGCGGATGTCCTCACGTTCCTCGGCCGGCTGGGGTTCAACACCCGCAAGGCGCGGATGCGCTTCAACCTGATGCTGACCGACATCGGGCTGACGGCCGAGGACCTGCGCGGCATCCGCACCCAGGTGCGGATCCTGTATGCGGAACGCGACATGATCAAGGAGGATCACATCCTGGAGATCGGCCGGCTGATCCCCGGTGCGGAGGTCCGCAGAATTGCGAATTGCGACCACATGACGGTTTTCAAAAAGGCGGAAGCCATCCAGGATATCCGCCGGTTTTTCTCGGCGGCGTAG
- a CDS encoding MBL fold metallo-hydrolase, which yields MTVITCYGAAGKIGGNKILLEDGGTRIFFDFGIDFDACGKYYNELLRPRPARGLLDPLALGLIPPLEGIYRRDLELPGLWERIRGRPGYRGLARPGGERAVDAVLISHAHLDHNGDVSYLDERIPVVGTRTSAAIARAMQVTGQTSLEREMVYAAPRIDKGGILGSGEAYRLRPHFFADGPLAGGGREFWERAGAGGRKKMESAPAEAFRGEVGPLSVRAWPVDHSIPGAVGYAVKTGAGWVGYTGDIRFHGRRGAQTRAFAEALAALRPRVLLCEGTHLQPAADRIGEDQILDRVVPILKRYEGQLAIADFGPRNVERLQVFLDAARRTGRSLLLQPKDAYLLRALHRVEPESHPAPDAGPNVGLFDDPKAAPRPWERETREEWRAPIVRAADVSEKPGEFILADSLWDLNDLPDLERISGGVYLFSNSRAYDDEQAADLERLRAWVRWLRLDLIGDPDDPSSPALHASGHACGEELADFVRTVKPETLIPIHTEHPEWWEGVLKGSGIEVRIPRYGNAMAVG from the coding sequence ATGACCGTCATCACCTGCTACGGCGCGGCCGGAAAAATCGGCGGCAACAAAATTCTGCTCGAAGACGGCGGGACCCGGATCTTCTTCGATTTCGGGATCGACTTCGACGCCTGCGGAAAATACTACAACGAACTGCTCAGGCCGCGCCCGGCGCGCGGCCTGCTGGATCCGCTGGCCCTCGGGTTGATCCCGCCGCTTGAGGGGATCTACCGCCGCGACCTCGAACTACCCGGGCTGTGGGAACGGATCCGCGGCCGACCGGGCTACCGCGGCCTCGCCCGGCCCGGCGGGGAGCGGGCGGTCGACGCCGTGTTGATTTCGCACGCGCACCTCGACCACAACGGCGACGTTTCCTACCTGGATGAAAGGATTCCGGTCGTCGGCACGCGGACCAGCGCGGCGATCGCGCGGGCGATGCAGGTGACCGGACAGACCAGCCTCGAGCGCGAAATGGTCTACGCCGCCCCGCGGATCGACAAAGGCGGGATCCTCGGCTCGGGGGAAGCCTACCGCCTGCGGCCGCACTTCTTCGCGGACGGTCCGCTGGCCGGCGGCGGGCGGGAGTTTTGGGAGCGGGCCGGCGCCGGCGGCCGCAAGAAAATGGAATCCGCCCCCGCGGAAGCGTTTCGCGGCGAGGTCGGCCCGCTTTCCGTGCGCGCCTGGCCGGTCGATCATTCGATCCCCGGCGCGGTGGGGTACGCGGTTAAAACCGGCGCCGGCTGGGTCGGTTACACCGGCGACATCCGCTTCCACGGCCGGCGCGGCGCGCAGACCCGCGCCTTCGCCGAGGCGCTCGCCGCCCTGCGCCCGCGCGTCCTGTTGTGCGAAGGAACCCACCTGCAGCCCGCCGCGGACCGGATCGGCGAGGACCAGATTCTCGACCGGGTCGTTCCGATTCTGAAGCGCTACGAAGGCCAACTGGCAATCGCCGATTTCGGCCCGCGCAACGTCGAGCGCCTGCAGGTGTTCCTCGACGCGGCACGCCGGACCGGACGCAGCCTGCTGTTGCAGCCCAAGGACGCCTACCTCCTCCGCGCGCTGCACCGGGTGGAGCCGGAAAGCCACCCGGCGCCCGACGCCGGGCCGAACGTCGGCCTGTTCGACGATCCGAAGGCCGCCCCGCGCCCGTGGGAGCGCGAAACCCGCGAGGAGTGGCGCGCGCCGATCGTCCGTGCCGCGGACGTCTCTGAAAAGCCGGGCGAGTTCATCCTGGCCGACAGCTTGTGGGACCTGAACGACCTGCCCGATCTGGAGCGGATCTCCGGCGGCGTGTATCTCTTCTCCAACAGCCGCGCCTACGACGACGAGCAGGCGGCCGACCTCGAACGCCTGCGGGCCTGGGTCCGCTGGCTCCGCCTCGACCTGATCGGCGATCCGGACGATCCGAGTTCGCCCGCCCTGCACGCCTCCGGCCACGCCTGCGGCGAGGAATTGGCGGATTTCGTGCGCACGGTCAAGCCGGAGACGCTCATCCCGATCCATACCGAGCATCCGGAGTGGTGGGAGGGTGTTTTAAAAGGAAGCGGGATCGAAGTGCGGATTCCGCGTTATGGGAACGCGATGGCTGTTGGATAA
- a CDS encoding SDR family NAD(P)-dependent oxidoreductase: MADLEGIVALVTGASSGIGEAAARAFGERGAHVVLTARRADKLTTLAEQIRAGRNGAEALVVPGDLTAPGEPERIAADALAWKGRVDVLVNNAGAGRMRFLEDLDPQADIRPVLELDLTAPILLARALLPAMIRRKSGTIVNVSSVSGLIGMPTSSIYCAAKFGMNGFSDALRREARGMGVRVCLLCPGPVRTEFGRHSGRLPGAVEPSSLAIAIPAAKVGECIADLVRRPRRCVVIPWYYAPAAWLTAQFPGLADRLMELAYTRRLRRMRGSG; encoded by the coding sequence ATGGCTGACCTCGAAGGTATCGTCGCACTCGTCACCGGCGCCTCCTCCGGCATCGGGGAAGCCGCCGCAAGAGCCTTCGGCGAACGCGGAGCGCACGTCGTGCTCACCGCTCGCCGCGCGGACAAGCTGACCACGTTGGCGGAGCAGATCCGCGCCGGGCGGAACGGCGCGGAGGCGCTGGTTGTCCCCGGCGACCTGACCGCGCCGGGGGAGCCGGAGCGGATTGCCGCGGACGCCCTGGCCTGGAAGGGCAGGGTGGATGTGCTGGTCAACAACGCCGGCGCCGGGCGGATGCGCTTCCTGGAGGACCTCGATCCGCAGGCCGACATCCGGCCTGTACTGGAGCTGGACTTGACGGCTCCGATCCTCCTGGCGCGGGCTTTGCTTCCGGCGATGATCCGGCGCAAGTCGGGAACGATCGTCAACGTCTCCTCCGTCTCCGGGTTGATCGGCATGCCGACTTCGTCGATCTATTGCGCGGCGAAGTTCGGGATGAACGGATTTAGCGACGCGCTGCGCCGGGAAGCGCGGGGGATGGGCGTGCGCGTGTGCCTTCTCTGCCCGGGGCCGGTGCGGACCGAATTCGGCCGGCACAGCGGAAGGCTCCCCGGGGCGGTGGAACCCTCCTCGCTGGCCATCGCGATTCCCGCCGCAAAAGTCGGCGAGTGCATCGCGGATCTCGTCCGCCGTCCGAGGCGCTGCGTCGTGATCCCCTGGTATTATGCTCCGGCCGCCTGGCTGACCGCCCAGTTTCCCGGCTTGGCGGACCGGCTGATGGAACTGGCCTACACCCGCCGCCTGCGGCGGATGAGGGGGAGCGGATAG